DNA sequence from the Bradyrhizobium sp. CIAT3101 genome:
CGGGTGCCGATGCGGCCGAAGCCGATGATCAGCACGGTCTTGCCGTAGAGGTCAAACGGCAGCATGCCGAGCCGGTTGGCCCACTGGCCATCCTTGACGCAGGCGTGCATTTCATTCGCGCGTTTTGCCAGAGTGAGCATCATGAACAGGGCCTGCTCGGCGACCGAGGGCGAGTTGGCGCTGCCCGCGACCATCAGCGGCACCTTGCGGCGGGAGAGGGCCGGCACGTCGACGGCGTCGTAACCGACGCCGATGCGGGTCACCACCTTCATGTCCTTGGACGCCTCGAGCTCGGTCTCGCCGAAGGCGGTGGCACCGAGCGCCACGCCGTGAACCGGCGCATGGTTCTTCAGCAGAGCTTCAAAGTCCTTCGCGGAGATCAGGTTTGGAAACTCGACGAGCTCGATATCGTCCCGCTGGGTGAGGAGGGCTCGTGCCCCCTGCGACAAAGTTTGTGTAACGAAAATCTTCTTCTTGTTGGTCGCCATCGCTCCCCGCCTGCTTGCGTTTCTTGGCCGGCGTCACAGCACGACCCCGGTCTCCTCGTTTAGCAGGTGCATGTTGTTGAGGTCCATCGCCAAACGCATGGGAGCCCCGTCCTTGGCGCCGGCATTGGGATTGACACGGCCGCAGACCGGCGTGCCGTCGAGCCCGAAATAAACCAGGGTCTCCATCCCCATCGGCTCGGTGACGTCGAGCACGGTGTCGAACGTCTCGACGCCGGGCTCCAGATGCGCGTTCGATTCCGTGAGGTGTTCAGGACGGATGCCGAGCAGCAGCCTGTCGGTGCGCGGCAGCGCGTTGTAGCGCGCGGCGCGGGCCGGCGGCAGCGCAAAGGCGATACGGTCGGTCAGGCGGAGCTGCAGCGTGCCGGCGGCATCCTCCAGCCGGCACGGGATGAAATTCATTGCGGGCGAGCCGATGAAGCCTGCGACAAAGCGTGTCGCCGGCTTGTGGTAGAGCTCGTTCGGCGTGCCGATCTGCTCGATGCGCCCCTTGTTCATCACCACCACGCGGTCGGCCAGCGTCATCGCCTCGACCTGGTCGTGGGTGACGTAGACGGTGGTGGTGCGCACCTTCTGGTGCACCTTCTTGATCTCGATGCGCATCTGCACCCGCAGCTTGGCGTCGAGATTGGACAGCGGCTCGTCGAACAGGAAGACCTTTGGATTGCGCACGATGGCGCGCCCCATGGCGACGCGCTGGCGCTGGCCGCCGGAGAGCTGCTTCGGCTTGCGGTCGATCAGATCGGTGATGTCCAGCAGGCGTGCGGCCTCCGTCACCCGCGCCTTGATCTCGGCCTTGGGGTAGTGCTTCAGCCGCAGCCCAAACGACATGTTTTCCGCGACCGTCATGTGCGGGTAGAGCGCGTAGTTCTGGAACACCATGGCGATGTCGCGATCCTTCGGCGGCACGTCGTTGACGACGTCGCCTCCGATCATGATGTCGCCGTCGCTGATGTCCTCGAGCCCCGCGATCATGCGCAGCGTGGTCGACTTGCCGCAGCCGGACGGCCCGACGAGGACGATGAACTCATGGTCGGCGATATCGAGGTCGATGCCGCGCACCGCTTCGACATCGTCGTAGCGTTTGACCACCTTCCGCAATGCAACGTCAGCCATGAAAACCTCAACCTTTCGACATCAGCCCTTTGTCGCGCCGGCGGTCAGGCCGGCAATGTAGTAGTCCATCAGGAAGGCGTAGATGATCAGCGGTGGTGCTGCGCCGAGCAGCGCACCCGTCATGATCTGCCCCCAGTTGAAGACGTCGCCCTTGATCAGCGTCGTGGTGATACCGACCGGCAGCACGAGCTGGTCCACGGACGTGGTGAACACCAGGGGATAGAGGAACTGGGCCCAGGATACCGTGAAGGCGAAGATCGTCGCGGCGATCAGCCCGGGCAGCGCCACCGGAATGAAGATCCGCAGCAGGGTCTGCAGCCA
Encoded proteins:
- the ugpC gene encoding sn-glycerol-3-phosphate ABC transporter ATP-binding protein UgpC; translation: MADVALRKVVKRYDDVEAVRGIDLDIADHEFIVLVGPSGCGKSTTLRMIAGLEDISDGDIMIGGDVVNDVPPKDRDIAMVFQNYALYPHMTVAENMSFGLRLKHYPKAEIKARVTEAARLLDITDLIDRKPKQLSGGQRQRVAMGRAIVRNPKVFLFDEPLSNLDAKLRVQMRIEIKKVHQKVRTTTVYVTHDQVEAMTLADRVVVMNKGRIEQIGTPNELYHKPATRFVAGFIGSPAMNFIPCRLEDAAGTLQLRLTDRIAFALPPARAARYNALPRTDRLLLGIRPEHLTESNAHLEPGVETFDTVLDVTEPMGMETLVYFGLDGTPVCGRVNPNAGAKDGAPMRLAMDLNNMHLLNEETGVVL